TCCCTTCTACACACTTGTAATCCTTTTCTTTGCTGTAATGTGAAGCTTATACGGATGATGTTTTAATGGTGCTGTTTGTCCACATGTAACCATACGACTGCAACGTCGCTGGTTAAATTCTAAGTTTGCATGTGTTGCTTTTTGTAACCCCCTGTATTCTCTGTGTGCtaatttcctgtctgtgtctctgagaAATATTACAAAGGAGAGATCTTGATTTCAATTAAAGATGCCTATTTGAATAAAGGATTACCAACTTTTATCCATTTCAGTTAATCTCCTGACAAGTCACGATTTTGAGATATTGTGTAAAGCGAGTTGCTGTGTAAATCTGATCCCTGTCCACTGGCTGTGGAGCTGTTGTTCATTTATCTTGTGGCTCTGACAGATGATATAACAGTGGGTGTGCAAAATGACAAGGGGGCGgacacaagaacacaaagacTGCACGATACGATATAAATCAACTAACACCGGCGTTGAGAAGCTCATAATGTTGCTCACTGAGTTTGAGATGTGTCAGATGCGCCTCTGCAGAAATTGCtcgatattgtttttttttgcacggCCTTGAAAATGGCAGCATACAGTACAAGGGGGTTCATGATACTGTGCCCACCCACTATAAATAAACACAGCCACAAACACCCCCTCATGTCTAAGTGGATTACACTGAGAAAAGCACTTGTTGAGAGAAGACTTGCACAGATGTATGCAGTCCTAGAAGTGTCTAATCAGGCCAGACTGTGGAGCAGCAGGCGACGGCTAACAAGGGTAACTGCCGATTAAGGTCAGCCTGCagcacagcaggcagacaggaagaCTAATAAATGCCAAACATCACCCGTATCACCATCCTTCAGCTCTGCCACCAGGGAACTTTGTTATCATCACAGTCTTAAAACTGATTCATGAAGCTGACTTTTCCAGAGTCTGGAGGATAGCATGATACatgggtttgtttttctcctctgtaaGATGTAAGACTGGAAACTGTAGGTGTGCATGAAAAACCTCTCCAAGCCGCAAGGTCTCAtcctcagcctctctcctccttctggaCCAGGTTCAGCTGATCTGAGCAGTCAGTATCTGCAGCCAATCATGTGACACTGAAGTCCAGGACTGAACATGTGTGACTTCCTGCTGTTCAAACCAGAGAGGAGGACGGCCAAGCACACAAGCGccagccaaacaaacaaacgggaATATTCACTGATTTTGCTGTTTCAGGATCATGGACATGAGACGCTCATTTTTGCCATTGTCTTTTTTATACCATTGCATTGTTTGTCAAGCGGGAATATGTGGAAACTCATGAAGGAAAGGTAAGGACTGTTTGGTGTCACCAGACATTTTTTCAGTGATATGCTTGAAAGTATTAACACAATGGTAGGCAAATATTCTAGATGATGAAAGCATAGTTGGGAAGAGGATGCTGAGAGTAGTATGTTCATAGATGCATGCTGTTGAGGTAGCTGAACTGATTAAGTCACACATTTGTTTGCAGCACGTGTGTAATTGTGTCAGCCACAGCGGAAGGAGCCCACTGTTGATCGTTGCTGAAGAAGTgccaaaaaaaactgaacatatgGTGAGTCTATAAGCTGCAGACAACCCTCTtccattcatgttttattctcaaTAACACACAGTCTGGATATGATTATAAGGTAGTAAGTTGAgtccattttctgacattttatagaccgaatatttagttgattaatcaagaaCACAACTGGCACATCAACTGACACAGGAAGGACATCAGATGCATGCATACACGACTCCTGTCTTGAAATATTAATCGTCTACAGTAAATGTTGTAATATGTCCCTTGAAAGGATGTTGAGATCAGAGCAGAGCGGTTAGCTGACGTTATTTGGATGGACAGAGGGAACAAATTAGCAGAGTAAATAAGAGGATTCTTTCTGATTCGCAGCTCTTCTCTTTAACCCGACAGGAGACTGAGTGTGAGCAATGGGCAGGGAGCCAAACTGATGAGGACAGTGACACAGAGGAGGTCATGTATGGAATCCATGTAAGCATCATTCACTGTTTCATTCCAAATTATCATCACACATTTGAGTAAAGTCAACTATGGATGGAAGCGTTTGCAAAGGATACTGAGTTGTCATTAAAACGCTATCATGTTATACTGGATGTTGAAATGGCCATGGCGTGAAGTTTGGAGtcaacagaaacacttcatGAATAGTTGGTAACCGTATAATGTAGCTGATAACCAAtgtaagaacattttcaaaaatattaatataattccTCCTGTGATGCATCCATCCGCAGGTGTATTAACAAGTACAAAAAAAGAGTTTACCTACACATTGCAAGATATTTATCAGATAcgaattacacacacaaacaattccTTTAGCTATCAAAACGCGTGCAGAGTTTAGTTGTTTGACAAAGAAACATTTACTCAGGGTCCACGTACTAGATTTCTTTGAGAATTTTCGGCAGCATATTGTGACCCTCGTCAGCTAAAGCATTTAATTAATATAATCATCATAAATCGTTGCCATCATTACATAAAATACGGTATGTCATTTAATTAGTCAGTGTACTTCACAGGAGGAGTTATGCAAACGCAGTAGATTCATAATtaataaacactttgaaaatgtCCTTATATCTTATAGCTACAGAATATTGTGCTATAGTTAGTTATGTACCATTAATCTATTGTTTATATGCTGTTAGGAATGCTAAATACAAAATTACCCCCATTGTTTATCATAAGATGCCTCTTCTTGTCAGCCATTGTTGTAGAGACGGTGAGTGGTTTAATCCCTTGGCACCCTGTGGTGCTGAGCTGTTTGGACCATACGGTAAGTGTGTTAGTGTTTGTCTCCACAGGAGAGCTGTGCCACTGACCTGTATCACCACCCCCAGCTGGACACTGACATCGAGGCAGTCAGGACTTTGTATTCAGACACTGCAGTCTCCATCAGGTCAGAACATCTTTAATTATTCACATTCTGGCCTTAAAGGAAACGACCTCTGCTGATTTTACAACAaatctctctttcatttccctGTGTTAGGGAGTTTGGGTCAATTGACGATGTGGATGTTGACTTGAAAATAAATGCCAGCTTTTTGGAGGTAAGTTACAGGTGCAGACGCTCAAGTCAAGAGCAGCATAGTGACATGTTTGCTGTCGCTGGTATGTTGATCTGTTTAAGATGATTACACCGTTTGGCGTCTACAGGAGGAAGTGGCCAAGGCCTGGAGGATTAATCCATCAGAGCCCATCGTGATCCGCCTGCACTTCTCTATGTCTCTTTATCTGGATGGACCTGGTGAGCAACAACAACCCTGCTGCCAGCAAAATTCACTGTGAATGTCAAATTACTTTAAGTCAGTGTGACGCATGATGAGGTGATGTTTCTCGCCGCAGCACCCACGGTTGAAGTCTTTCAACCATCCAACAAAGATAACTTCAGTTTCGGGAAACAACTACAGAAGTGAGCGTTTGCTTAGTTTTTGTAGCACTTTCTCGGCACATGTTGCACTTTGCAACAGATGTCACTTGGCTATGAATGGCGAactcttcatttctgtctgccAGTATTCTCACAGTCTTCTTATCCCGGGAGTGGAAACATCTGACCAATGAGAACGTCACAGTCCGACAGAAGAGGCGACAGAGCTGGTTCAGGTCGAGTGGAACCATGAAGAAAGTTCGCGCGAGACTTAACATCTGGCTGCCACCGTCAAAGTATGTGACAATTCAGCAGTTTTATCACAGAATCAATCGGTACTTGAAGCCTCTATTGACTGCTACATCACTCTCGGCGAGCAGGTCCCACGAGCTCCAGGAACCTTCTGTGAAGGAAAGTATCGTTTTACCGGCGATAAAACTGAACCGCTTCACTAATCACACAACCTCCTACACCATCAAGAATCCCACGGGAGAGCTGTTCACGTACACACCCAGTGGAAAGGTGAGGGCTCTTCAGTTAATTTAAGTCAAAATACAGTTTGTGTCGTCCCAACCCAATCGCCAGGgtaaatgttggcaatgcacatttctgcaaaccatacATATACTGAAACTGTACATTTCTTTGGGTTCAAATTTCAATGTAATTCGATGTAATTCTTGGGACTGGGATGGCCATCCACCTGAGTATTTTTGACAATCATCCCAGATTTTTGTCTGCGCTATTACATAAGTGTTTGTGCCTCCTTGTCCACAGAGGGTGGTGGTGTCAGCAGTCAAGTCATCAGCGCAGCTTAGTACCAAACAGCTGATAGAGCTGCTTTTCTCGTCTCAGGCCATCGGGCACTGTAGGAGCACCCCATCTCTGCAGCACGGCTTCTTAGTACAGGTAAAACACAAGCCAGAAAGTCTTTGTCAGAGTAACTGCACCCAGTCTCATTATCCAGTTTGCTGACACCTGACAACTTGTGGTGACCACCTGCTCCtcacacacaatatgcagcagcagctgatttagCGCTGCACTATACAGTGGCACAGTGGTTGTACTTATGGCGGTACTTTATGGTTAAAGCGGTGGTTTAAACAGATGCACCGCAATCTCAGTTGAATGGGAacacttcattcaaacattTCTACATATGCCACCATGCGTTACAGTGGAATACCAAATGTCCACACTGTGCCTGTTTTGGAGCTTTCTATCTAATCACACACCATCTTCCTCAGGAGATGGACTGACTCGGTTGTCATGTAATTGTAGAAGCCCACCACGTTGTGAAATGGTTTACAGATGAtaagacagacacatttttttcacagtgtaaCAACAGTatattacagaaaaacacactataatattgaaataaaacatttgcacttAGACAACCTGGGTTAGATGGATTTCCCCATagctttaaaatgagtttgtggTATAATATTTAAGATCCGTCTGTAGATTGTTTGATGCAGTCAGTTCAGAGATCTCAAAAGCTTTTGAATTTTGGGAACAACAAAAAAGATTTGATCACGACGCGcaaacagcatgtgtgtttttctctgtgttcacaGGTAATGAGGTATGCTGAGCAGAGAATCCCCACGCTGAATGAATACTGTGTCGCCTGTGACGAGCGGCATGTGTTTCAAAACGGCCCAATGTTAAAGGTACGCTGCTGCACAGGAATTAGCTAATGCTTCAGTGGCTAAACTACCTGAAGCAAGGTGACCGCTAACATGTTGTccctgctctgctgtttgtttgtctgcagccaGCAGTTTGCACCAGAGAGctatgtgtgttttccttttatacGTTGGGGGTCATGTCAGGAGCTACAGAGGAGGTTGCCACCGGTGCAGAGgttggtaacacacacacacacacacacacacacgtttatcCGGATGATCATAACACGAGATTACGGTGTTGAAATACTGTCTCTTCTACAGGTGGTTGACCTGCTGGTGGCCATGTGCAGAGCTGCCCTTCAGTCCTCACGCAAGAACATCATATTTGAGCCGTACCCCTCTGTGGTTGACCCGTACAACCCCAAGACTCTGGCCTTCAGTCCTAAGGTATCGGACGAACTGATCTGATCCATGTGATCTTTAATGGGCCAATGGTTACGTTAATCGTGTGATTATGTTATCATTAACAcatcactgtgttgttgtggcaGAGAAAGAGCTATGAGAGGCTGCAGAAGGCTCTGGACAGTATCTTGTTAATCAGGAGGATGGCACAGGTGATCTTAAAATGAATCCTTCACACATGATAGCATTTAAATTTTCATCTGAGCAGAATCCGCGCGCTGGTGAATGTCTCCTCGACAGCTGCGTTAATGTTAGAGGGATTAAAGTGTAATATATCATCTCCAGGGTCCATATTCTGAAATAAAGAAGCAGATGGACAAGATAGACCCCCTCGCTCATCCCTTACTACAATGGTGAGCGACACAATCTAAACTGGCCTTTTCACTCctatttctattctatttcatGAACTTGATGCGTCACAAAATCTGCATGTGCATTGGATTCATACCCACGTGTGTCTTTTGTATGTTTGACAACAGGATTTTAGCCAGCAACAGATCGCACATTGTCAAGCTGCCACTGAACAGGGTACGATAGAGGATTTTACACTTAGAGTCTGATAAAGTAGCTGCAGTTTCACAGCAGTAGTGGTTGATAATTGCCCAGATAGATAGATTGCGTGTTTTTCTACTTTACATACGTGTTTATTCTGTTGTCTCACTCTCATGTATCGCTTTAATCCCTTGGTGCACAACAGCAACTTAAGTTCATGCACACGCCGCATCAGTTCCTGTTGATCAGCAGCCCTCCGTTCAAAGAGGCTCGTTTTCAAGCCGCCAGGAAACTTCATGGCAGCACCTTCGCTTTTCAGTAAGTAAAATCAAAGTGCTTCCACTAGtggaaaaacatcaaatcaacaCTGTACAAAGCATGATTCCTGCTTCATATACTCAAAccctgttttctcttctttcagtgGTTCCCACATTGAAAACTGGCACTCGATTTTGAGAAATGGCCTAATTAACGCCTCTTATACAAAATTACAGGTAGAGTGTGATAATAACGAAAGGTTACGTGCTTTTTGAGCATTGTTGATTTAATCTCTACAAGCTGGGGTTGCTTAGATTGTAGATACCAGCAAAAAGTATCCCATTGGCTCAGTGGCCCCAACTCCCTCATGTCTCTTTATTATATAAGAACAAACACCTGGCATTACCATGATGAATGTAAACAGTGAACATGGCTATTGTTAGACTCACCGCTGTCAAGCTACAGTATGTTGGTATCGGGAAATTTCGATGCACTTTCTCTTCCATTCTTGTACGACTGGCTCGCTTACAGCTTTAGAAATATATTTACCATGCCGAAGCATTATGGAAAGTTCAACCattatttcaagtgttttcaacAGTCCCCCTccaatcagaaatgtgttttttctcttcttcctaAAGTTGCATGTTTGAGCTCCATTGTGTATAATGATTTATGTGCAGAGTCTGAcactagaaggctgttttcacattcattgttGAAAGTAAAAATGACCTCTGTACCCACTGAAAATCTGCTTATAAGAGGGGCTCCCTAAGAGCCttctttgtgacatcacaaatagtttggaagccaatcctggtTTCAATATTAGCATACAcgagtgtgatgtggaaacctTAATCCTCCATTGAAAAGAGAAGTGACTTCACAGTGACGTTGGAGacatcttgtttaaaaaaacaaaaaatatgccTTAATACATTTGCAGAGGGAATCTTTGAGTTTTCATCTCATTGTTAATCTCATGTTTTTTGTCCTGTTTCCTATTTAAGCTTCACGGAGCTGCATATGGGAAGGGCATTTACCTGAGTCCTATCTCGAGCATATCATTTGGATATTCTGGTATGACTGCAAACTATAATTCTTTTCATAACACTCTGTATACAAAATGTCCTAATTAAACAAAGATTGCCATTATTTTATGATTCTAACATGCTTTTTAAACTTGTGCGTCCTCTTTGTACAGAGATGGGCAAAGGGCGACACCACATACCCAACAAAAAAGAATTCATTAAGAAATACAGCcacataaacaaaatcaaacaggtGGATTATCATTCACAATTTGATAAGATTCacatctcctttctctcctttttttgtatcTCATCCTGTGTTCTCTCCTTGTCCTAGGAAGAGCCGGGGCAAGCCAGGTTTCTGCAAACAAGGAATCTAAACTGCATTGCTCTCTGTGAAGGTAAAACTGAGAATTATATGTTCGTGTTATGAGCCTTGATTCGATAATACAATTTTGTGACATTGTTTTCTAGAAGTTCTCTGTATGTCTTGACAGTGATAACTTCAAAGCACCTTCAAAAACATGGGAACATTTGGGTCTGTCCGATATCGGACCATGTGTGCACACGTTTCCTCTTTGTGTGAGTACAACACGAAGCAGCAGCGACCTGCCTCGCACTGTAATAAGACATTCACGGACTCCTTTTCAGATTTCTTCAGTGTTCTGcttatttctctttctcaggTATGAGAACGGCCAGGTGGGAGACGTCTACATCAACACTCAGGAAGCCAGGATCCACAGGGAAATTTTACAAGTAATTGCTTCAAAGCCGTGCTGAGCCTCTGAAGCAAGAGAAAGCAGTGACTGGGAATATGTGCCGGTGTCTTTGTGGCTGAATTCATTACACTTTTATTGGTCTGACAAGTGAACATACAACAATGAGCTGCctgatattatattttttagcttttggatataaaaaaaGGCAACTCAAAGGCAGGAAAATACCACACTGTACACTAATAGTAGATGGATGAAACTATTACACTTAATAACCACtataaataaatggtaaatttataggtaattaaacaaaatgagctGCTTAATAATCCGTTATTAAGCAATTGTGAAGTCTTATAAGCATCAGCTGCATTTGCTTagtaaatggtttataaagaattgttgctgtttgttaacGGCATAATACCCCTACAAACtacagtttaattaactataacttaaccattaattaatgatggttattatgaagAGCTCAGACTAGTTTGTTGTGACACACCTGTAAAAGCTCTTTTTATATATGTGAAAGCCTTATATCTTAATTTACAGTCTGgtgaaatgtaaaatctgtGTCATGGTCAAAACAGTTTACTGTAAACacatattttgtacatttttttaaataaagatttacaATATTTGCTAATTCGTTCaaatggtgaaatgttttcCTGACACATGTTAATGCAGATTGCCCACACCTGCTGTTATTAATGCAATGTGCGTGTTCTACCACAAGGTGGAAGTGTAACCAATGGCAACTGCTTTGACGCTATTACCATTGATGACACAGAGTCAATGAATCCCCATAATTGTGAAATCATAACTTGTATTGTATGTCAGTGGAgactgctgcagatgtttaaattagcacattcaaaacacagatGAGTTGACATAAGCCTGTTATATTCTACAACACTTGTTAACTGCACATAACAAAACCAGATATGTCACAAGTTCTCATACAAAGAATAACTTGAGAGGTTTCTTGGCACTTGTAGTAACTTAAACTGACCACAGCCATATTCCAGATGTGCCAATATGCTCATCAGTGTTGTAGTCAAGAATCAACCTAAACCAAGACCAGTGCGAGGCAACACTGcatgacaaacaataaaatgtaaaacatggaaACGATAGACACTCCTGTCTGATCtacatttgcataaaaacagagacagaagacacGTGAAATAGCTCTTTATTCACCTCTTTCATTGCCATATTTGTGTATATGCATATGTATAAGTGTGCCATAAGAAACGTCTTAGCGTTGCAGAGGTGAATTTGTGTGGGAACTGTACAAAGtcatgaataaaaatacaaaggaGTTTAAATCAACATAACCGTCTTTATTCAACACTGCTTCTTCCACGTTTTACCGTCGACCTAACACTACACAATTTTTTGTGCAAGCGACAGCTTTGCTATGAGACAAGACTCTTCCCTGCAGTTGTGGCTCTGACTGGTCTTGAAATATAATCCTGAGCCCACTTTGTGTGAGACAAAGACGAGATTTAGTCAAATTTGTCTTGTGACACATGTAACAATGTGCTTTAAATTGACATCCATGGCCAGTGGATTATTTTCCTGGGAACCAATTGTAATATGCTCTGAACTGGACAGACACCACTGAGAACCACGCATTTGTGCTCATTGTTCAAGCCAGTGAATATCATGGGGTGCATACCATCCTGTGAGGCAGAAATGCTGCATTATAACAGTGTACTGGTTCCATATGAGCCCCACAGCTGCATCCTGACCTCCTCCTTTGGCTCAGCTCCTTTAAAGAAACACCTCTGTTTGCATCTGGATACAGATCCTTTCTAGACATTTTGGTTTTATATCAGCAGCTTCAAGGTATGATTGTCCTCATGAATGTCATAGATTCGAAGAAGGCAAATTCATGCAGGCCTGGCAAGGCTTTTCTGGGTCAGCCCAGCAGGCGATGGACTGAAGGGAGGAGAACTGTGAAGTTGCTGTAATAGCCCAAAGGAAGACACTTCTTGGAGAACATATGGCTCTCTGATGATAGTGCAGAGGGGAGGCTGTCTGAAAACCATGATATGTTGCCTTAGCTATTATCTTTTTCTAAATATTTATCTACTCTAGTGAAATTATTGATTGGCGCAGtatctgtaaaagaaaaaaggcatcAAGAATGTCAACAATCAAAACTAATTCAGTTGAAACAAAGGATTGTTTCAACTGCATGCCTTGTTAAATCTCATTAACTCGTGTTTATTCATCCATATAATTCAAGCAACCACATGGACAAATACAATCTCTGAGCCCTCGAGGGTTTAACAAAAGCTTCCCTCCAAAACCAACAAAGTAGAATGTGACAGACATTATTAAATGTTGCATGTGCCTTTAAGAGCACTATGTCCCACTCTACATGTCTCTCTCTGAGCCTCATATGTGTTTGTTGGCATCAGCTGTCCTCAGTGCTGAATAGAGCAAGGACATCTTTTCCTTCACATCAATGGGATTAGAGGAAGAAATACCCTCTTCATACTGCTGGCTGTCATCTCAGTGCTCAGAAGACAAACATGGAAATGCAGCATGggcagaggacaggaagaagaTCACAATAAGTCACAAGTTTGGATTACAGAGCTGATCAGTTCTTAGCTTCTTATGCTTAATGGACAAGAAACGTGTTTCCGATGTCAAGGGAGATATGCTGATAATCCGAAACAGCTGGCTCAGAAACATCATCCTGCACTGTTATTTCACCACCGTCTAAACTATGACTGAACCCAGGGGTCAGGGGAAGAGTTCAAATGGTgcaagcagctctgtgatgGAACTGCAGTCTGCCTCCTTCAACCCAGACATCCCATCCTCATCTTCGCTTCCAAAACTCGGCCGGAAGCACTTCAGGAGAGTCAGCCGCACAGAGGACAGCAGCCCCTGTCCGATCCCTGGCTTGGCAGCAGATGTCCTGCACATGCGAGTGAAAGAAGGAAGCAAGATCCGCAATTTGCTGAGGTTTGCAGCGGCTCGTATGCAAGGGGAGGGAAAAGACGGCAACGCGACGTCGCTGAGACAGGTGGTCTTCAGTGGCTCAGGGAGAGGAGTCACCAAGACCATCACCTGTGTGGAGATCCTGAAACGTAAAGTGGGGGGGCTCCACCAGGTGTCCAAGCTCCACTACAAGACGGTGAATGAGGTCTGGGAGAGTCCACAGCAGGGAGAAGCAGGTGTAACCATGCAGAGGACAGTCCCTGCTATCTGCATCCTGCTTTCTAAAGACCCTCTGGATCCACAGGCACTTGGATATCAACCACCCCAAAACCTGAGTGTTCCCACGGAGGATGTAGAGGGACGCAGAGCTCTGCTGAGGCCAGCTCCCGGTCCCTCCTCACAGCACACAGCCAAGAAAGTCTGTCTGCATGACTGGAGCGAATGTCCTTCACAAATGTCCAAAACCTGAATGAGAAATACTTGAAAATGAACATGTATGGTAGGCTCGAATAGAGGGCTGCTTTGGTGGTCTTTTTGGCAGCATCAAGTTTGCCTAAaatatgacatgacatgaatTTTAACTTGATGATCTGATGCGTATGCACAGTTTAACTTTAAGTGAACAATtgcctctgctgtcagtcaccaAAATGGAGGATATACTCAGTTCTGAGCTTCACTTAGAAATGATTTAGGCAATGATACTCTGAATGAGTAGTAGCAATAagtgcatgtttaaaatgtcaatcTTTCTTGCAGCACTTCacttcatggaaaaaaaaggatttctttTTATGTGTATGAGCAATTATACGAATAGTTACATACGTATTTATATACTATTAATATAAGACTCAAACTGTACACAAAGCACTGTAAAAGTACATAAAGTTGGTCACAGCCATTGTACTTATAAACATTGAGGTTTGGATCAGTAGTTattactatgtttttttttgttttctttttacttttgtagAGAATTCATGTACATAACAATAGACTGTAGTACCACTTTTCTTTGGTTAAAAGTTGATTTTCATAATGATGCTGTCTGTTTTCATGTATGCAACAATAAATAAACGACCTACCTTTGCCAAGcaggttatgttttcacttgtgttcctttgtt
This sequence is a window from Acanthopagrus latus isolate v.2019 chromosome 8, fAcaLat1.1, whole genome shotgun sequence. Protein-coding genes within it:
- the LOC119024523 gene encoding protein mono-ADP-ribosyltransferase PARP6-like isoform X2, with the protein product METECEQWAGSQTDEDSDTEEVMYGIHESCATDLYHHPQLDTDIEAVRTLYSDTAVSIREFGSIDDVDVDLKINASFLEEEVAKAWRINPSEPIVIRLHFSMSLYLDGPAPTVEVFQPSNKDNFSFGKQLQNILTVFLSREWKHLTNENVTVRQKRRQSWFRSSGTMKKVRARLNIWLPPSKSHELQEPSVKESIVLPAIKLNRFTNHTTSYTIKNPTGELFTYTPSGKRVVVSAVKSSAQLSTKQLIELLFSSQAIGHCRSTPSLQHGFLVQVMRYAEQRIPTLNEYCVACDERHVFQNGPMLKPAVCTRELCVFSFYTLGVMSGATEEVATGAEVVDLLVAMCRAALQSSRKNIIFEPYPSVVDPYNPKTLAFSPKRKSYERLQKALDSILLIRRMAQGPYSEIKKQMDKIDPLAHPLLQWILASNRSHIVKLPLNRQLKFMHTPHQFLLISSPPFKEARFQAARKLHGSTFAFHGSHIENWHSILRNGLINASYTKLQLHGAAYGKGIYLSPISSISFGYSEMGKGRHHIPNKKEFIKKYSHINKIKQEEPGQARFLQTRNLNCIALCEVITSKHLQKHGNIWVCPISDHVCTRFLFVYENGQVGDVYINTQEARIHREILQVIASKPC
- the LOC119024523 gene encoding protein mono-ADP-ribosyltransferase PARP6-like isoform X1; its protein translation is METECEQWAGSQTDEDSDTEEVMYGIHESCATDLYHHPQLDTDIEAVRTLYSDTAVSIREFGSIDDVDVDLKINASFLEEEVAKAWRINPSEPIVIRLHFSMSLYLDGPAPTVEVFQPSNKDNFSFGKQLQNILTVFLSREWKHLTNENVTVRQKRRQSWFRSSGTMKKVRARLNIWLPPSKYVTIQQFYHRINRYLKPLLTATSLSASRSHELQEPSVKESIVLPAIKLNRFTNHTTSYTIKNPTGELFTYTPSGKRVVVSAVKSSAQLSTKQLIELLFSSQAIGHCRSTPSLQHGFLVQVMRYAEQRIPTLNEYCVACDERHVFQNGPMLKPAVCTRELCVFSFYTLGVMSGATEEVATGAEVVDLLVAMCRAALQSSRKNIIFEPYPSVVDPYNPKTLAFSPKRKSYERLQKALDSILLIRRMAQGPYSEIKKQMDKIDPLAHPLLQWILASNRSHIVKLPLNRQLKFMHTPHQFLLISSPPFKEARFQAARKLHGSTFAFHGSHIENWHSILRNGLINASYTKLQLHGAAYGKGIYLSPISSISFGYSEMGKGRHHIPNKKEFIKKYSHINKIKQEEPGQARFLQTRNLNCIALCEVITSKHLQKHGNIWVCPISDHVCTRFLFVYENGQVGDVYINTQEARIHREILQVIASKPC
- the LOC119024170 gene encoding ribonuclease P protein subunit p25-like protein encodes the protein MTEPRGQGKSSNGASSSVMELQSASFNPDIPSSSSLPKLGRKHFRRVSRTEDSSPCPIPGLAADVLHMRVKEGSKIRNLLRFAAARMQGEGKDGNATSLRQVVFSGSGRGVTKTITCVEILKRKVGGLHQVSKLHYKTVNEVWESPQQGEAGVTMQRTVPAICILLSKDPLDPQALGYQPPQNLSVPTEDVEGRRALLRPAPGPSSQHTAKKVCLHDWSECPSQMSKT